TTGGTGCCGCTGAAGTAGGGGTCCAGGACAAGCCCGGTCTTCTCCCGGACGCGGGGCTCCAGGCCCCTGGCCTTCAGTTCGTCACAGAGACCGGCCGTGCGCCGGTCTTGCCAGACGACCGCGTTGTGGACGGGCTCGCCCGACCGCCTGTCCCAGACGACGACGGTCTCCCGCTGGTTCGCGATCCCGATGGCGGCGACGTCGCCCGCCCGCACCCCGGCGCGGGCCAAGGCCTCCTGGGCGACGCCGACCTGTGTCCCCCAGATCTCGGCGGGGTCGTGCTCCACCCAGCCTGGTCGCGGGAAGACCTGCCCGAACTCCTTCTGCGCGAACCCGACGGCGACCCCACGGTCGTCGAACAGCACGGCCCGGCTGCTCGTCGTTCCTTGGTCGAGGGCAAGAATGGTGGAGATCGCCGACATTACCCGGTCCTCCTGCCTGTGCCGGCCCACCCGCCCGCCCGGCACGGGCTATAATTCTGCTTCCACAGCGTGGGGATATAGCTCAGCTGGTAGAGCGCTGCAATCGCACTGCAGAGGCCAGGGGTTCGAATCCCCTTATCTCCACCACCCCACAGATATACAGATTAAACACCTTACTCGCCGTTCCAGTTCAAGCCAAGCTCAGGATTGAGTCGAACGACGAGGTCATCGAACCGCTACTCGCTCTTCAGTGTCGCGAACCACTCGACCTGCTTTCGCCCAAGAAAGCGACGATAGGCTTCAAGCCGCCGGGCACTTGCTTCCCTTGTGGGTGCTGACGTGAACCGAGACGGCTTTCTCCTGAATCGTGCCCGTCAGATGAACCCGCAGCGTGGAGCTCAACGATGGACTCCCTCAACCCTTGTAGGAGTCGGTGGCAGGGCTATATGGGCCGCGCTTCCTCAAGGAGTTCACGTGTGTCATCCGGGATGTGCCGGTCTTGACGAAGAAGTCGACAAATTCGGAGAGTGAAATTCCCATCAGTTCGTGACCTTATCTTTATATAGGTGTCAGGTATACACTAAACACTTAGCGTACTCGAACCCCTGACCTGGAAAATGAGAAAATGGAAGAGCACACCCCAGAAGCACCGAAGCTGATGTTCAAGGATCTGCACGTCACTGCAGACGACTTGCGCGTAATCAAGTGGCTTGACACGATTGAGTTCAAAGAGCGCGATAAGATTGACAACTACTCAACCCCGCTCTTCGACGCCGCCAGAGTCGCCGCTGAAGCTGAAGACAGACGCGCAGAGCAAGTCTACGTGCTGCTTGGATCGGCGTCGTCGATGTTCTATGACTCAAACGACGCAGCCGAGCCGCTGAAGCCCATGATTGTCATGGCGAACTCGAGATCTGCCGCGCTGAGTGATTTCGAGGATCAACACCTTGACCCAATCGCTGCCGTGTACACCGAAATCGCCGACCGAGAAATGAAAGCACGGTTGGCAGACATCCTTTGGATTCGGCGAAAGGACCACCAAGCAGCGCGGGTCGCGACGGCCGCATATCTCGAGGGTGCCAAGGCGGTGATGGACCACGCTGAGTGGGTGCACGGATTTAACCGATTGCAGCGAGCCATGCAGATCGCCGCAGCGCTGGGTAAGGAGAGCACAGAACGCAATGCGGTCGCGGATTATGCTCTCGAACTCCTCGCCAAGTTGGACGGGAGCGATCCTCTGTACTTGACCAGATCAATCATCGACCTCGCTCTTGAATACAAGATTGGTGATCCCGCCTTGCTCGCGGGTTACGCGGAAAAGTCCGCAGAGGGCGCTGAAGGTCGCCAAGACTGGATAACCGCTGCCGACTATTGGGCCCTCGTCGCAACGTGTCGAAGGAAGTCGGGGAACGAAGCGGACGCTACCGAGGCTTCGCTTCGTCAAGGAGAAGCTCAGATTTCAGTCGGAGAGGCGATGGCTTGGAAGCCAGGCCTCGCTGCAGAGCATTGGTTTGAACAGGGATTGCTCACGCTGAGGCAGGCAGGTGCTCCCAAGGAACGGCAAGATGAACTCATGAAGCGCCTTCATGCGCTTCAGAAGGACAGATTAGAGCACCTTGGAAAGATCGAAACGAGCGTCCCGATGGACCCAAAGCTGATCGAGCACATCGAGAAGGTCAAGGGTATGAGCCTTCGAGAGGCCCTGGCATTCTGGGCAATTCAGGTCCGACCAATCCGCAAGGAACGCCTACGTGAGATGGTCCGAGAGCACGTCACCCAGAGTCCTCTTTCGAGCATCTTCTCGAACTCCATCTTGCGCGAAGACGGGAAGGTCGACTTCGTGATCCCCGCAATGAAGCTGAATGAGGAGCCAAGCGACGAGTTGCTCCAACTACACATGTGGCGCATGGCAGAGATGACCAGACCGGTGACCGCGTGGATGGCCGAGCAGATCCGACACATGATTGCTGGCGAGCACCAGTGGGAGGAAGGCTGTCTCGACTGGCTATTGAACGATAATCTCTTCGTCCCGAAAGGACGGGAACCGATCTTCTCACGCGGTCTTCAAGCGGCAATTGAAGGCGATTACATCGTCGCGACGCACCTGCTCATCCCTCAGTTGGAAAACTCATTCCGACACGTGCTGAACCAGCACGGGGTTCTCACCACCTTCTTGCGCCAAGATGGAACCCAGGACGAGTTTCCGCTCAACAAGGTCGTGGAAACCGAGGCGTTCTCACAAGTGTTCGGGGAGGACCTTGCTT
This is a stretch of genomic DNA from Fimbriimonadaceae bacterium. It encodes these proteins:
- a CDS encoding DUF4209 domain-containing protein, with translation MEEHTPEAPKLMFKDLHVTADDLRVIKWLDTIEFKERDKIDNYSTPLFDAARVAAEAEDRRAEQVYVLLGSASSMFYDSNDAAEPLKPMIVMANSRSAALSDFEDQHLDPIAAVYTEIADREMKARLADILWIRRKDHQAARVATAAYLEGAKAVMDHAEWVHGFNRLQRAMQIAAALGKESTERNAVADYALELLAKLDGSDPLYLTRSIIDLALEYKIGDPALLAGYAEKSAEGAEGRQDWITAADYWALVATCRRKSGNEADATEASLRQGEAQISVGEAMAWKPGLAAEHWFEQGLLTLRQAGAPKERQDELMKRLHALQKDRLEHLGKIETSVPMDPKLIEHIEKVKGMSLREALAFWAIQVRPIRKERLREMVREHVTQSPLSSIFSNSILREDGKVDFVIPAMKLNEEPSDELLQLHMWRMAEMTRPVTAWMAEQIRHMIAGEHQWEEGCLDWLLNDNLFVPKGREPIFSRGLQAAIEGDYIVATHLLIPQLENSFRHVLNQHGVLTTFLRQDGTQDEFPLNKVVETEAFSQVFGEDLAFDLRWMLAKRAGANLRNNVSHGLVSAGSFYSPSNIILVPLTLWLLLQSISNQEDGKSEGTES